In Eubalaena glacialis isolate mEubGla1 chromosome 3, mEubGla1.1.hap2.+ XY, whole genome shotgun sequence, the following are encoded in one genomic region:
- the LOC133088394 gene encoding protein C19orf12 homolog isoform X2 has translation MPVAVEDIMRLLCSVSEERKMRAAVRHSGRGGLVTGAVAFVGGLVGGPPGLAVGGAVGGLLGAWMTSGQFKPVPQIIMELPPAEQQKLFNEATAIVRPCSSSCWRRWPTTSPRSSGRKCSATTRPLLREAGSI, from the exons ATGCCCGTCGCGGTGGAGGACATCATGAGGCTCCTGTGCTCCGTCTCCGAGGAGAGGAAAATGCGGGCGGCCGTCAGGCACTCTGGGAGGGGCGGCCTGGTCACAGGGGCCGTGGCCTTCGTTGGTGGTTTGGTGGGCGGGCCACCGGGACTAGCCGTTGGGGGGGCCGTCGGGGGTTTGTTAGGCGCTTGGATGACAAGTGGACAGTTTAAGCCAGTTCCTCAGATCATAATGGAGCTGCCACCTGCCGAGCAGCAGAAGCTCTTTAACGAAGCCACTGCCATCGTCAG GCCCTGCAGCAGCAGCTGCTGGCGACGCTGGCCAACTACGTCCCCAAGGAGCTCCGGGCGGAAGTGCAGTGCGACAACTAGGCCTCTGCTCCGGGAAGCGGGGTCCATTTAG
- the LOC133088394 gene encoding protein C19orf12 homolog isoform X1, protein MNEKSPRACQSVTSRRRLRRSAAMPVAVEDIMRLLCSVSEERKMRAAVRHSGRGGLVTGAVAFVGGLVGGPPGLAVGGAVGGLLGAWMTSGQFKPVPQIIMELPPAEQQKLFNEATAIVRRLERTDAMQLTMLVVGSEALQQQLLATLANYVPKELRAEVQCDN, encoded by the coding sequence atgaatgaaaaaagtCCCCGCGCCTGCCAGTCTGTGACCTCGCGGCGCCGCCTCCGCAGGTCTGCTGCGATGCCCGTCGCGGTGGAGGACATCATGAGGCTCCTGTGCTCCGTCTCCGAGGAGAGGAAAATGCGGGCGGCCGTCAGGCACTCTGGGAGGGGCGGCCTGGTCACAGGGGCCGTGGCCTTCGTTGGTGGTTTGGTGGGCGGGCCACCGGGACTAGCCGTTGGGGGGGCCGTCGGGGGTTTGTTAGGCGCTTGGATGACAAGTGGACAGTTTAAGCCAGTTCCTCAGATCATAATGGAGCTGCCACCTGCCGAGCAGCAGAAGCTCTTTAACGAAGCCACTGCCATCGTCAGGCGCCTGGAACGGACGGACGCCATGCAGCTGACCATGCTGGTCGTGGGCAGTGAGGCCCTGCAGCAGCAGCTGCTGGCGACGCTGGCCAACTACGTCCCCAAGGAGCTCCGGGCGGAAGTGCAGTGCGACAACTAG